The segment GGAAGGAAATGTTGTCCCCTGCTCGTGCTCCGCTGCCCCCCGCCCCGCTCCTCCCACCCCACACTGTGAAAGTGTTCTAGGCAGGCAGGTCCTTCTATCCAGAGTGTGGAGGTCTAAGGTCTGAGACTCCTAGCCTGGCCTAACTAGATGGGCAGAGGTAGAGGTCCAGCTCTGGACTACTCACGGAGAACTTGGGGCGGAAGATTCCAGAGAAGTGGCTTTTAATGATCTCCAGGGTGGGTGTCCTTCCCCCATCTCGCTCCTGCTCCTGAGGCCAGGGACAGACGTCAGCGTGTGGCCAGGCttagggagggggagggcaaaAATGAGGAGTGCAGCCCCTGCACGCAGGCTGGCAGGGGTCGGCATAGTAGTGGTAGGGCATCTCACCGTGGAAGAGGTGGAATGACGGTCATCCTGAAGGAGTGGTACGGCTGGGGGCTCGCCTGTCCCGAGCTGCTCCATCTTGCTCTGTAGAAGTTCCTGCTGAGCCTGAAGCTTGTCCTGATTGCACAGTGCTACCTGCAACCCCTGCATCGCCTCTTGCAGCACCTGCCTCTTGCCCAGAAGCTGCACCCTGCAGGCAGGAGCAGGGCaaggggagggcagagagagagagtcagccTGAACCTTGCATGCACAGCAGAGGGGCGGAGTCAGGAGGCTGCTGCAGGTGGGGTCTCCTCACCGTTCTCGGGGGTGGGTGTTCTGCTCCTCGCACTGGAGCTCCCGCTGCAGCTGACTGACCATCTCCTGCCGGCTCAGCACCTCTTTGGTGGCCACAGCCAGTTCGTCTGTCACAGAGGTCAGCCTGCACCCCAAGGGCAGGATAATGAAAGCTGTGCCCCCACCACATGCACCCCAACAAGCCAACCTAGCCTGGCCACTTAGCCAAGGGTTCCCTGCCCCCacatccacccccacccccacccacccccccccccacacacaggaaGTCTGACAAGCGACCACGCACGTGTGCTGCACGCTCTCCAAGGTCAGCTCGTTCAGCTGCAGGTCCCCAGGTTCCAGCTGTTCGCCCTCTTCAAGAAGTGACACATCAAAAGTGACACAAGGTGGGACATCAGGGGCAGATCTGTGGGTGCACAGGGCCCTTCAGAGACTAGGTCAGAAGCCCCGGAGCCCAGGAGGTTCAAGGATAAGGACCCCGGCTTACCCGTACTGTCGCAGGAAGCCTAGGTACTCAAACTCAGGCTGGATGCGAGCAGCAGCTGCAGCCAGCTCACGGTGAATGGATGCCACATCGTCCTGCACCAGACTGCTGATCTCTAGGTATTCCTGCAGGATGTCCTTCCTGCATCCCCCACCCCATAGAGCCACCGAGTCAGAGGACCTCAGGCTGGGCAAGGAGGCCAACTCAGCCTAGCAGGATGGTTTCCTAACAATTCTAGGTTGGAAGACGCCCTCCTCACACCCCCACCTTAGCTCAGATGCAAGTGAAGGACCTTCAGCAAATCATTAAAGGCCTCCCGGGTCTTCTGCTTCCCGAGAGGATTATAGGTGTCCTGGCAACGGGAGCTCAGGACCACAGATCCTGTGGGTCATGCCTGGTACACAGAAAGTACTCAGGAACTAGGTCCCCAATAAATGCATAAGGCAGGGATGTGCCGCTGACCCCCCCAAAGCCTGTCTCTCCCAGGCTTAGCACCACCACCCCTTCCCCACCGCCCAGTTCCAGCCCTGGGTTCTACTGTTGGTTAGAGGGTGCAGGGACTGCGAGCTTACAGGATGCCTGCCATCTCTTCGTGCAAGTCCTGTAGTGACTGCAGCAGGCCAGGCAGCATGAATTGGTGGTAGTGCTGGTGGTGCAGCTGCGCGGCCCTCACACCCAGTACGTAGCGGTTGTGGTGGGCAAAGAGCTTCCACAGGCTTCGTACATACTTGTCTTTGGCCTTGTCGCGATCCTTGTCTGGTAGGTGGGAGGTAAGAgagggtgtgcgtgtgtgtacaagAGTGGGTGTCAGTGTCCCAGAGGTCCAAGGAGCAGCCCCCACTCCCTGGGCACCAGCAAACAGGTCTGCTAGACTGAGTTTTCTCCCTGCCAGGAAGAAAAGTTCCAAACCTTTGCTGGCTTCCTGGTACTTGCGCCTGGCCTGGGCACTATCTCGTGTCAGGGTCCGGTACTGGCTCTTTAGCTTCTCAATGTCCTGGCTGTGGGTCTGGAAGAAAAAGGGAagtcagggtgaggaggcagacCTTAAATCCAGGGGGAGTCATACCTAAGGTAAAACCTTGGGAGGGTTCTGCCACTCAGGCTGTCAGGTTAACCAGACTCATCCTTCTGAAAGAGTCTGGAAACTTCTGGAGATGGTGGCTGCTAAGGTCAGGGTCAGAGGAGTTGAGTTATAGACATGCTACTGAGGAGGCAAGAAAGAGTTTAGGACAGGTTCCAACTATCCCTCCCGGTGGCAGGTAGCAGCAGCCTCAGATGTATAGATTCACATGACCCCACATGACCCCGCATGACCCCACAATCAAAAGATCCTGAGACTTGGTTTCATACAGTGTGGTTATCATATTgaaattgcctctgcctcccaagtgttaggattaaaggcgttCACCGCCGCCACCTGGCAACTTGGACAGTCTTAAAGAGCCAGATGGTAAATATACTGTGCATGCAGGTCATAGAGTTCTGCAGAAATTACTCCATTCCTTCACTGACACGTAGGATCCTATATAAGCACAGCTGTGTAATCCTTGGATTAGAATTGAGTTAGGAAAGTATGGGAATGCAGACCACAAGGGGGCGCTGTGGGTCCATGGTACGACCCAACTCTGCGGCGACGAGAGGGGTGTGGTACTGGGAGACTGACCAGTGAATGGGGGAGGGAAGCACCCAGAGACAAAGCAGCTGCATATAACCCAGCCTGCAGCTGGAATTCAGACCTAAGCAGGATCCTGCCTCTGGGGCCCTGGGCGGAGTCACTCTAAGCCAAAGATACACTTGGCCATCCCAAGTCCCTCACTATGGATCAACAGGTTCTGTAGCAAGTTAGCCTAAGTTGTAAGAGGAAAGGCGGAAGCTGCAGCAGAGCCACACAGGCCATCCTGGAACTAGGCCTGCGGTCGGTCAGTGACTTCTGCTTCCCTAGGCACTCTTGTGCAAAACTGCGCCCGATTGTGAAAGAGTCCTTTGGTGCACACCTACCTTGGTGAGctcctgctgcagctgctgccacTGCTCGTTGTAAGTCTTTCTCAGGTGCTGCCGCTCCCGGATCAGCACGCTCAGCTTGCTCAGgggccctgagttcagatcttcTGCATGCTGCCGCAGTACCCGGCTCAAGTTCTCCGTCTGGCTTGTTATCTCTGCCCAGGACTATGGCACATTGTGGGATTGGGAAGCAGGAAGAACATGGCAATGGCCAGCAAGTGGGTTTGTAACATCTCCAACCCCACCTCTAAGGGGGAGTGCATGGCAGCTCACCTGGCTGACAGGGCTGTCAGGGCCACTGCTCCAGCTCTGGCCCCCGCTGTCTTGCAAGGACATGTGGTGAAGCAATCCTGCATATTCCCGGTCACTCTTGACCCTCTGCGCCATCCACTTCCTCATCCCTTCCAATAAACGAAGCTCAGCTTCTTGCATCTGTTGCACTGCCCCGTGGCCCTGGGGGCTGCACAGCTCTGAAGAGAAGCCCATAATGGTGTCCTGGGAACAGAAGCGGGGTCATTCAGTGGAGACAAAGAAGCAGCTGGAGATGGAAGAACAGGACCATGAGGCTAAGGGCTAGTAAGGCCCAAGAGGGCTAAGGGCGCAACATGGGTGGGGTCCTGCTcagaaaaaaatatcaagagGTACAGACAGTAGCCTGGGATGGGGCCGGTCCCTCTGCTTCCGATGAACCAGACCAAGTCTCAGAGCCAGTGGTCCGGTTTCCAGGAACCAGACAGGAGATCCCTACTAGTGTCTTTCACTCACACCACGCCTGGATGTTACCAAACCCTGCACAGGGCCTTCAACAGTGCTGGACGGCGGCCTCAGGGAGCCACCGAAGAAATCCTGTTACTGGGCTTTCCTGCTCTTCCCAAGCTCCTAGCCCCACCCTCATCAGGTCTCAGGTTCCCAGAACACCCGCCTGGCCCCTTTCCGGTGCCCACCCCTGCCCGTGTCATACATAGATTCCTGGATCTCGAAGGTGGAGTTACCTTTCTTGGGCAGCTGCTCCTGGGACAGGTGGCAGTGGACCGACTAACAGCCCAGAATCTACCCGGCCAGTTCCTgattcctgcttcctcctccgTGGTTTCAGTTGCTGTAGGCCGCGGGGCGGGTCCACTGTAGGGAAGAGAGAGCACAGCCCACCCCCCATCCTGCTCCCCACTCTGCGTGCCCTGGGCCACAGCCTACAGCGACAGCTCAGCCACGGAAAcggaagggaggaggaggccgGCAAAGAATGGCCATGCGAAGAGTAGCTTGCGCACCAGGCACTCCCCAGGGTCCTGTGAACGCGGTGTAAAGAACCCAAAAATGCAGTGGGGATGGAATCAAGGTGAGGCCTCAGGCAAGGTGCTGGGTGCACCCAGGGTGTGGGGAGTCTGGGGACTCATGTGAACCCTGACAGCATGCTAGGGTGCCAGGGGGACCCAGGAGAGGAAGGAAGCCTAGTCCTGTCTCTCCTCTGGATTCCCTAAGGAGAGCTCAGGCGCCAGCCTCTATTTGCATATTAAATCTCCAAGTAAAAATCCAAAACAGAGGCTTGCTCCTCAGACACAGGTTCCGTTTTCTCTCGACGCCCGGGGCAGGGCTTTCAGTCTCAGtggcagcctgggcagcacagggCATAGGACTGAGGAGAAATTATTTCCCCAAGAGGAACTCAGGTTCCCTCAGCCATTCAGTCCCGACtcgctgtttcttttcttttgagaaagggtccCTCTATGTGGTCCTGTctgccctagaacttgctgtgtacatgggctggcctcaaactaggagatcccctacctctgcctctcaaatgctgagattaaaggtgagtgTGCCCAGCTGTGACAAACCCCTGAactgaaagcaacttggggagaaaggggCTGTCTGGTTTAAGAGTCCATTGTGGGAAGTCAGGGGGCTGGACTGGAAACAGGAACCACAGGAGAACACTGCTCACTGCCCTCTTTGCTTTCATATACACCCCAGGACCCTTGCCTGTGGTAGCCACCCCAGTATGATAGGCCTTTCCTCAGCCACCAATCAAAATGCGGCACAGACTTGCCCACAGACCAATCCGATGGAGGCGAACTCTCAACTGAAgcttctcttcccaggtgacactGGCTGTGTCATAAAACCAAGCAGCACACAGATCCCTCACTCTGGCCCCCTTAGACTAGACCTCTTGGAGGCAGTTAGGCCTGTCTGCAGGCCGTCAAGACACCACTAAGCCAAACTGGCCCCTAGCTCCAACCCCTTCCCCCAGTTGAACACAGTGAAGGGTCCTGAGAAAAGGAAGAGCAACACACTGGAGACCAGGCTTGGTTTGCATAGTCTGCACGTTTAATCACTTTAAAACCTCTAACATTATCTCGTGTCCATTAAATAGAACCAACAATGCCAGGCCTGTTTAaattacaaggaaaaaaaaatgactgtgcACCAACCCAGCATCTTACAAAACCAGCCTGGATGGCCGCTAGGGGTGGGCAGGAGAGCAAGGGGCACCCCTGGACAGGTAGGTTGGGTACCGAGAAGGgctaggaaaaagaaaagaggaggccCAAGTGGGAGGGGACTGATTGTCCTAATGGGAGGGGTGCGAAAGGCACATCAGAACAGGGGGTTTGGGGGGCATCATAGGCCAATGCTTTCTCCACCAGGGCACAGTGTTAGAAAGGGCTTGGTGGTGCCACCTGCCCACCCCTGGCACTTGGAGAGCCAGCAACCCAAAAGCCTGTGGCACAACCCCATTTGAAACAGATGATGTCAGCCTACCCCTCCCACCATGACCCCCTTTCCTGGAGCCCAGCTGGCTGGCCTGCCTCTTCAGGACTTGGGGCTTAGTGATTCCCTCTGCCTCAGAGCTGGGCAGCCATGGGAAAGGCAGGGTGGACATGGGTAGGAGAAGGTGAATGGTCCAGCTGCTACCcccattaaaaatacaaaaaaaaaaaaaaatcagcatctAAAGTGAATAATCACAAAGTGAAAATATATCCTCAAACAGCTCCTGAGATCCCCACAGGGGAAAGCAGCATCGGGTGGGAGGCGGGAGGAGCCACCGTCcctccccaccacccacccagGGGCTCCTGGACTGTGAGCGCCAACTGCCCAGGCAGCCCCGGGCTCAGAAAACAAGGCCCTGGCAAGGGGGAGGGTGCCATAGAGGATGGTCAGGACACCAGCATAAGGCCCCAGAGCCTGACCTGTGCTGGTCTAGCTCAGCCTGGCTACCAGCTGAGGTGGAGACCTGGAGTGCAGAGGCAGGCTGAGAGCAAGAGTGCAGGCACACTGGAGAGTGCCTGCTTTGCTTTGGTCCCTTCCTGTGACTGCAAGCTTCTTCAGAGGCTCATCCTGAGCCAGAGAGGGTCAGGGGATGCAAAAGCCCTTGGAGAGGTGGCCACCTTCTTCAAGTACCTCCTGGCCAGCCTCCCTGTTGCCTGGATGGGGACCATTATTGCTTTctgaggggcaggggaggggcaaGGCTGCAGCCTGGCCAGGGACTCAGAAAGGCTGCCCCTCTTCACTCTGCAGGAAGCTGCCCTAAAGATTTACTCCTTCCTCCACATGGAGGGTTGGTGGGGGGTGAGGCTCCCGGGACCCCACCTCAGGCAAACAGGTAGGCCCAAGGGTCTCTGCCCCTCTCACCTCCCAGCTAGGGTCCAAACCCAGTCCCAAGATAAAAAAATACTTTGGTGAATTAAAAAGTGCCCGAGGAAGGGATCGATTTGATAGGGTGGGCAGTGGGCTCATCAAAGGGCGCTCTGGTCTTTGATAAAGGCGGTCCTCTCGCCCCGGCCCTCATCCTCTTCTGAGTCAGATGGGCACTCCTCCTGCCAGGCCTCAGGAGGCAGCCCCTTGTAGGAGATGAGGCCACGGTCCATGGTGTACACTTTCACTCCCCGGAAGCTGAAGCCTGAACACCGatgcaggaagaggaagacgatGCCAAAGATGAGAGCGATGATAAGGCAGCTGAGGCCGGCCAGGACCTCCGGCAGGTGAGAGGCCAGCCCAGCCCGCAACCGGGGCTCCACTTCCACCTCTGGGCGCAGTGCGGGAGGTGGCTGCTGAGGTCGGGACTCTCGGCTGCTCTGGCTTTGCCGGGAGCAGGTTTGCTCCACAGGGTCCAGGGAGGCATGGCTGGGGCAGCTGAGGCAGTCTGTGGGAGCTGGGCCCTGGCAAGTGGCACATGAGGCGTGGCAGGGGGTGCAGACACTGGCACGGATGATCTCCACATCATTCTCAGTGCTGTAGTGTGTATCAAGGACTTGGGGTGTGAAGCCTGGTGGGCAACGCTGGACACAGCTTTTCTGGTGCAGTGAGAAACCTTCCTCACACACTGCCAGCACAGGAGAGGAGGGCGTGTTAGTCAAGTGAACAATGGCCTCTGAGTCCCTGAGCTCCGCCCAGGCTCCACAGACCTACAGTCCTAAGTAGTCCCCACAGTCCCCAGGAGGTTTTTCTCTAAAGTTCACTGGCCCCTCCAACTCCACTGTTCCAACCCCATTCCCCCCAATTCCCCAGCCTTGATCACGTCACTACTGACCCACGCAGGCCTGGCTGGATGTGAGGGTCTTGCAGCCGCTGCTCTCTGGAGGTGCAGAGAGACCCTCAGAGGCTGTGCCATATAGGACGAGAGTGAACTTGGTCAGCGTCCCTATTCCAGAGTTGGTAAGAGAAAAGGGTCAGGGGTGTGAGCACCTTGCTAACACCCTAGGTCCCACCGGctctctcccaccctccactTGTCAGTGTGTCCAGTACCATAGTTGTTGGCCTCGCTGGTATTTTCAATCTCTAGGACCCACTCGCCAGAGGGGTCCTCATCCCAGGAATGAGTTGTCATGAAAGCCCAGTCATTAAATCCATCAGCAGAGTAGTCATGTGGTCTGGAGGAAGAGAGTTCCTTATAGCCATCTGAGGCTTTAGACTTCAGGAACCCAGGTCAGGGGACACCTAGCCCATGACACATGGGACATGCACCACCCCTCCCCACGAGGCAACCTGCTGGACTGGAAGCACATCTCGGGCAAGCTGTCTCCCAAGTGTCCTTAGCCAGGGGCCCTATTTCACAAGGGACATGGCTGGCATGTCAGACAGCAGTCTAAGCAAGGGCTCCTATGCTGAGGGAGTCACAAGGACGAGCTGTCCCTCCCACGTGTTACTGGTGGCTAGAGTCTTGGGGACAAAGGAGGGAATGATGTAGGACATGAGAAGGAAACATGGAGAGCACCTGGCAGCTAATAGGGTGGAACGGGTGCCCATGGGGCTGATGAGGTGGATAGCCAGGTCACCACGGCGATTGTAAGACAGGGTGAGCCGTGCCTGAACGTGTTCCAGTCTGGAGATGTGGTTGGGCTCACCCAGGCACGCTGTCACGGTCTTGCGCACCTCTAGCCGTTTGCCAATGTCCCTGTGCAATGAGCACCAGTGAGTCAGTAACCAGGCCAGCAGTAACAGAGGGCACCCCAGAAGCTCCCTCCCACTCAGGTCCAGTCTTTACTTGGGCTCTGCCAGGATTTCAATGATGCACTTCCGCTGGGGGGCCACTGTTGTCCAGTTCTGGGCCAGGGCCACCATGGCACCTGCATCCAACAGCCCGTAGCCATAGGAATGGctcactgtggaggcagggaaGGGTTAATGGGAGGTAGGAGAGCCCCCATCTTGCCTCAGAGCCTAAACCTCTGGGTTACCTTGCCCTCACCTTTCCGGCCCACGCCATTGGTGGCCCAATCGTTAGCGTTGAGATGTGCTGGCTTTGAGGTCTGCACCACCAGGTGCTGCATGTCCCGCCAGGTGAGGTTCTTGCTGCAAAGGAGAAAATGTCTGGGTCAGGCTTTTTGGACCGTGGCTGCAGAAAACAGCTGCTTTTAGGGGCACTGGTGGGGGCGGGCTGTTGCTTGCCCACTTACTTGGCCTCCAGGGTGAGAGCAATGATACCAGCTGCCAAAGGGGCGGAGGCTGAGGTGCCTGTGTGAGACTCAGTGCACTTCTGCCTCAGGTCAGTTGTCACCTGCCAGGGAACAACAGTGGTGAGACCTGATGGATATCTGGAGGAGGAGCCACCTGCCTGTCCTTTTGTCTATCGGACCTGGGTACCCTAGATGGTACAGTGAATCAGTTAAGACACCTGAGGTCCAGCTTCTACCTTACTACCATGCATAGCTCCTTCTAGGGCCAAGGTTCTCAAGGAATAATTGGGAAACAGTCAGAGGTTGGAGCATAAGGGATATTTCTAGGGAGAGTCTATACTTCTCAGGGGGTCGGGGATGGTTTGGTAGCCCTCAGAGGTCTGGGGGAATCCCCAGCTCACAGGGTAACTGCACAAGGCCCAAGCTACTCTATTCAGCCACACAGGGACGAGAGTGGATAAGGCCTAATGGCGCCCTGAGCAGAGAGCAAGGAGcctcccctcccagcccccagccctgGGCAAGACTCACAATCTGCTTCTCATTCTGGTTGCCACTGCTGTAGGTGGTGGCCAGTGTGGAGGAGCAGGCCTCACTGTACCAGGGCACGTTGCCGAATTGTGTGGCACTGCTGATGGACAGCGTGTAGATGCTGTTGGTGTAGCCGTCACAGTTACAGCTGTCATGTTCCCGGCCCCCGTTCCCTGAGGCCCAGACAAAGATGGAGCCCAGCCCTCCGCGGCCCTGTAAACACAGTGGGCTGAGGTTACTCAAGATGGTGTACTGTGGGGTAGAGAGCAAGGAGGTCTAACAGGAAGATGTTAAGGCAGACTGAGAAGATGTGAGCTCTGTCTCTATGGACTCCATTCACTTCTTAGAATCACCAAAGATCCCTTGTAGATGACTACACAAAATCAAATTGGACCAGGCTCACACCAAAATGCTTAGAGTGGTGATCCCCCAGAGCGGGGTGATCCCCCAGAGTGGGGTGATCCCCTCAAAGCAGGATGATCCCCTCAGAGCAGGGTGATCCCTTGGAGCAGGGTGATCCCCTTAAAGCAGAGTGATGCCCCAGAGCGGGGTGATCCCCAGAGCGGGGTGAGCCCCACAGAATGGGAGAATGGGCACTTTTTGCTTTTTCCCATTACTTAATTTAACCTAAAAAGATACTGTGTTACATTTGTATGGCCATGTGTGCCATGATACCCATGTGGTCACCAGAAGCATCTGTGTGGAGCTGATCCTCCTCTCCTTGCACATTTATATGGGGACTGAGGCTTGAGCTCAGGCCCTCAGGCTTGTGTGCAGACTACCTGTTAACCATCTCTGTGACCCTATCACTTTACTATTTTGGTAGTGCTAAAATCAAACCCATGGCTGAGGCTGGGATGTGGCTCTGTGGCAGAGGAGCTGCCAACACAGGTAATGCCTCTGCTCATGTAACCCCGCAGACCCCCGCCCCAGTTAAGGAaacaaaagggctggagagagaactcAGAAGTTAAGGGCAccgtgctcttgcagaggacctggggttgattctcagcacccacatgatggctcacaaacaCCCATACTCCCAGTACCAGAAATCCAATGGGCATGCATgccattaaaatatttatataacataaaataaataaaatgaagatatatCGTCAGTTCCCAACTTCTTAATGTTTTAGTAACAGTTAGTTtcttaaattgatttttatttaaaattttatttttattgcaggagtgttttgcctgtatatatgtgcatgtacttactacatgtgtgtctggtgccctgggaggacagaagagggcatcagttccctgGACTGGAGTTACTGGTAAGTTGggagccactatgtgggttctgagaaccaCACCCAAGtcttcaagagcagccagtgctcttaaccactggggcatctctctagcctctataACATTCAATTTTACCACTTTTGTCAAGATTAAAATTAATCAACCAGGTAAAGTGGTGCACACATGTAATCCCAACAGTCAAGAAGCTGAAGCAGTGCAATCAtgggttccaggctagcctgggctacataggccAGTCTAAACTGTACAGAAGACTTCGTCTCAAAAAGCAAACCAgcctgggcagtggtggcgcacacctttagttccagtacttgggaggcagaggcaggtggatctctgagttccaggccagcctggtctacaaagggagttccaagacagacagggctacacagagaaactcttagaaaactggaaaaacaaaaacaaaaaactaggaaAACTGAAATATAAGGAAGAGAGCAATGGAAGATGCAATTCagccagtctgatttccagagctAGACCAGGACTCCCACTTCACCTGGCTAACTCCCCGAAAGAAGGCCTCCTCGGCGAGCCGGGCTGGCCCATCCACGGTCTTGCCGTCGTCCTCGGGGCCCCAGCTGGCGCTGTAGATGTGGATGTGGTTGGGATTCAGGCCCAGCGAACGTGCCTCTACCGCGTCAGTCACCTCGCCATCCAACATACGCACCCCTAGCCGCAGAGGGGTGGGAAAAGGGATGCTGCGTGGGTCCAGCCACCAGGGCACCCAAAGGCACAGGCCCAGTTTGAAGccgggtgggggcgggggggggggggcggtgagAGAGAGGAGTGGCAGTGCTGGGAAACCCGAGCCCCTTATGCATGGTCTCCCACTGTCTTTCAAGAGCAGGACCTAAGGAAGAGGAAAGGCGACCCGACTTCTCCCAAGTCACACCACTCTTCACTAGGAAGGGACCGAAGGCTGTGCCATGATTTAGGGAGACTTTTAAATCCACACCCCACTCCACCATGCTGCCAGCTCTGGGATTCCAGGTTTTCCTTTTGCCCAGAATCCTGCCTAGACTAGCATGCTGCCAAAGATCTATGGTGGAAGGCATTGAGTGGGCAGGGAAAACTTCCGGGAGAGGCTCCTCCCACTTCCATACCCACCTCCAATCCGGGCATTGTAAGCTACACCTACACCACAGACACCATTGTTGGCCACCGCTGCCACTTCCCCGGCACACCGAGTGCCGTGCCTGCAGACCAAGAGCAGAGTAAGAACGCGGCGTCAGTGGAGATACACAAGTGAGGCAGTAGCTCTAGGAATGGACGGCGCAGAAAGGCCCTTGGGCCACTCAGCAGTTCCCTGTGGCGCCTGATCAGAAgatttgagtttgagaccagcctagactacaaagcaaattctaggacagccagggctgcatatgGAAACCATGTTTCAAAGAACGAAAACTGAAACTCCCTTGGGGAACAAGACTTCAGTTAGACAAAGACTTCAGTTATGTGTTGTTGTATTtaagatatattatttatttattcattttatatatgggTGCTCTGTCTGCCTGTACACCTACacgccaggagagggcatcagaccccattacagatggttgtgagtcaccatgtggttgctggggattgaactcagtgctcttaactgctgagccctctctccagcccctggctctCCAAGATAAGGcag is part of the Rattus norvegicus strain BN/NHsdMcwi chromosome 1, GRCr8, whole genome shotgun sequence genome and harbors:
- the Furin gene encoding furin isoform X1, coding for MELRPWLLWVVAAAGALVLLAAEARGQKIFTNTWAVHISGGPAVADSVARKHGFHNLGQIFGDYYHFWHRAVTKRSLSPHRPRHSRLQREPQVKWLEQQVAKQRAKRDVYQEPTDPKFPQQWYLSGVTQRDLNVKEAWAQGFTGRGIVVSILDDGIEKNHPDLAGNYDPGASFDVNDQDPDPQPRYTQMNDNRHGTRCAGEVAAVANNGVCGVGVAYNARIGGVRMLDGEVTDAVEARSLGLNPNHIHIYSASWGPEDDGKTVDGPARLAEEAFFRGVSQGRGGLGSIFVWASGNGGREHDSCNCDGYTNSIYTLSISSATQFGNVPWYSEACSSTLATTYSSGNQNEKQIVTTDLRQKCTESHTGTSASAPLAAGIIALTLEANKNLTWRDMQHLVVQTSKPAHLNANDWATNGVGRKVSHSYGYGLLDAGAMVALAQNWTTVAPQRKCIIEILAEPKDIGKRLEVRKTVTACLGEPNHISRLEHVQARLTLSYNRRGDLAIHLISPMGTRSTLLAARPHDYSADGFNDWAFMTTHSWDEDPSGEWVLEIENTSEANNYGTLTKFTLVLYGTASEGLSAPPESSGCKTLTSSQACVVCEEGFSLHQKSCVQRCPPGFTPQVLDTHYSTENDVEIIRASVCTPCHASCATCQGPAPTDCLSCPSHASLDPVEQTCSRQSQSSRESRPQQPPPALRPEVEVEPRLRAGLASHLPEVLAGLSCLIIALIFGIVFLFLHRCSGFSFRGVKVYTMDRGLISYKGLPPEAWQEECPSDSEEDEGRGERTAFIKDQSAL